From Montipora foliosa isolate CH-2021 chromosome 6, ASM3666993v2, whole genome shotgun sequence, a single genomic window includes:
- the LOC138006135 gene encoding uncharacterized protein, whose amino-acid sequence MADLEEAFNRVASKFGIQALNSHQQLAISKLIERKNDIFVNLPTGSGKSLIFQALPLVIDHVSSQPGHICVVVSPLLTLVDDQVEYLRGKGVTAASISSCTEEEATVIEKGKISVVFGSPEAWIQNERWRSMLGNSVYSKKLCALAIDEAHVIRQWGTSQSNKMAAFRHCYGKLYELRSLAPNTPMVALTATATKLTEDTIKKVLLMQNPLDIKESPNKVNLTYSVIKMNKDCDLELFFEWLVEDIRKLKDKCDRTIIYCQTIKQCGIIYGMLRGLLRKDLFIEKTSTGEKLPLVEMLHSCTPATNKKNILSSFQHEDGIIRVLVATIAFGMGVNCKAVHRIIHYGPSKNIEAFVQETGRAGRDGHQSNSFLLYHGMLLNHVEGDIKLFIKSTDCRRKAILEHFNNDNERPLLKHLCCDNCANNCDCGLPECKTSLQYPVSVDAKSSSSSSRKRDIQPLQREHVKKCLIKYHKSLLVDFVGMAANANLKTLTNIQFMLGFGDLQISQVLHNLEHIFEMSDVYRTVEIWHKRHAQEIIRVIGETFHDTNVNSNDAYAVDDDDDDDNNVVFSEDLLDEWSDILLDDELFEMVMDNISLSQMDTSSYLANQPNDSCDVDIVDDDNDLFTALAGTYGV is encoded by the exons ATGGCGGATCTCGAAGAAGCGTTCAATCGTGTAGCGTCAAAATTCGGGATACAGGCTTTAAATTCGCATCAGCAACTAGCAATATCGAAGTTAATTGAAAGGAAAAATGATATTTTCGTTAATTTGCCTACTGGCTCCGGAAAATCTCTGATTTTTCAAGCTTTGCCGTTAGTCATCGACCACGTATCAAGTCAGCCAGGCCACATTTGTGTTGTTGTGTCGCCTTTGCTCACTCTAGTGGATGATCAAGTGGAGTATTTGAGAGGCAAGGGAGTTACAGCGGCGAGCATTAGCTCTTGCACTGAAGAGGAGGCGACTGTGATAGAAAAGGGAAAGATTTCTGTTGTCTTTGGCTCCCCAGAAGCTTGGATCCAAAACGAACGGTGGAGATCAATGCTTGGAAATTCTGTGTATTCCAAAAAATTATGTGCTTTGGCCATCGACGAAGCCCACGTAATAAGGCAGTG gggGACATCCCAAAGCAATAAGATGGCTGCGTTTCGTCATTGCTATGGAAAGCTGTATGAGTTGCGGTCCCTTGCTCCAAATACGCCAATGGTTGCATTAACTGCAACAGCAACAAAGCTCACTGAAGACACCATCAAAAAAGTTCTCCTAATGCAGAATCCATTGGACATTAAAGAAAGTCCAAACAAGGTAAATCTTACCTATTCAGTTATAAAGATGAACAAAGATTGTGACCTCGAATTATTCTTTGAGTGGCTTGTAGAAGACATCAGGAAATTAAAAGATAAGTGTGACAGGACCATCATCTACTGTCAGACCATAAAACAGTGTGGGATTATCTATGGAATGCTAAGAGGACTATTAAGGAAAGACTTGTTCATTGAGAAGACAAGCACTGGTGAAAAATTGCCCTTAGTAGAGATGTTGCATTCATGCACCCCTGccacaaacaagaaaaacattttgagcTCCTTCCAACATGAGGATGGGATCATAAGGGTCTTAGTTGCAACTATAGCATTTGGCATGGGAGTCAATTGCAAAGCTGTTCACAGGATCATCCATTATGGGCCATCAAAGAATATTGAAGCCTTTGTTCAAGAAACTGGAAGGGCTGGGCGTGATGGCCATCAGAGTAACTCATTTTTGTTGTATCATGGCATGCTTTTGAATCATGTGGAGGGAGACATCAAGTTGTTTATTAAATCAACTGATTGTCGAAGAAAAGCAATTCTGGAACACTTCAACAATGATAATGAGAGGCCTCTATTGAAACATCTCTGCTGTGATAATTGCGCCAATAACTGTGACTGTGGTTTGCCAGAATGCAAAACTTCACTTCAATATCCTGTGTCTGTAGATGCAAAGAGTAGCAGCAGTTCAAGCAGGAAAAGAGATATTCAACCACTACAGAGGGAACATGTAAAAAAATGCCTGATAAAGTATCACAAGTCACTCTTAGTTGATTTTGTAGGCATGGCTGCAAATGCAAATCTCAAGACATTGACCAACATTCAATTCATGCTAGGATTTGGAGATCTTCAAATTTCACAGGTTCTTCATAACCTGGAGCACATATTTGAAATGTCTGATGTTTACAGAACAGTGGAAATCTGGCATAAAAGGCATGCACAAGAGATTATTCGGGTAATTGGTGAAACTTTTCATGACACAAATGTCAACAGCAATGATGCTTATgctgttgatgatgatgacgatgatgacaatAATGTTGTTTTTAGTGAGGATCTACTTGACGAATGGAGTGATATTTTACTTGATGATGAACTATTTGAAATGGTCATGGACAACATTTCACTTTCCCAGATGGATACAAGTTCTTACCTTGCCAATCAACCCAATGATTCATGTGATGTAGATATtgttgatgatgacaatgatttgTTTACAGCTTTGGCAGGAACATATGGTGTGTAA